The following are encoded together in the Babesia microti strain RI chromosome II, complete genome genome:
- a CDS encoding hypothetical protein (overlaps_old_locusTagID:BBM_II03100) — translation MDEYDNFIRGSLVDSSASSHIRQSQPLDASINAGNANNFPSFQYPFTQFQMLTNDEADKSTRCSDILTEIDGSGSNSLKPENLALWKELKKLKRELVMLHLGLSQHAYGQYRGAPIVINNNTEALAHSQTYNQSPKEENSKFSTWMSKFFSRPANRIIFVLSLGLTGYMLQEKIKKSYILSMIEDKINRNPLLKTVYALEEFLGLRQAPKLSFF, via the coding sequence ATGGATGAGTATGACAATTTCATAAGAGGTTCACTCGTTGACTCTAGTGCCTCCTCACATATACGACAATCACAACCGTTAGACGCATCAATCAATGCTGGAAATGCAAACAATTTTCCATCATTTCAATACCCTTTTACTCAATTTCAAATGTTAACAAATGATGAGGCAGATAAATCGACTCGCTGCAGTGATATATTGACTGAGATCGATGGGTCTGGATCTAATAGCCTCAAACCTGAAAATTTGGCTCTGTGGAAGGAATTGAAGAAATTAAAGCGGGAGTTGGTCATGCTGCATTTGGGATTATCTCAGCATGCATATGGGCAATACCGCGGAGCGCCTATCGTTATAAACAACAATACCGAAGCACTCGCCCATTCCCAAACGTACAATCAGAGTCCCAAGGAAGAAAACAGTAAATTCTCTACTTGGATGAGCAAGTTCTTTTCCCGCCCTGCAAATCGCATAATATTCGTCCTGTCCCTGGGACTGACGGGGTATATGTTGCAAGAGAAAATTAAGAAGAGTTATATCCTATCCATGATAGAGGATAAGATTAATCGTAATCCTCTACTGAAAACTGTATATGCTCTGGAGGAGTTTTTAGGGCTAAGACAGGCACCAAAACTTAGCTTTTTCTAG